The Myxococcales bacterium genome window below encodes:
- a CDS encoding ATP-binding protein, producing MTTVPGRTLAMSRTGRWLLVTDGDVRELVDLVGTMPTRVVEVGADAVTGFVGRELWVVDRGALTRLAPSDLRPLMPPVRLPGSVTSIVATGGAAMPEAVLIGAPTLRVAERGTGLMLEVIDDVRPDERIVTGLGARLYLAAGDGLRALERGREVWRLAKLDGTVLDAINLFGGRALAVLLRREADDALAVIQAHGARVHQLAVPSAARWAIAEELGQAFLLAADGAITRVDLRYGRVVAAGRPMVDCVDLLVDQDARHMVVVAAESNEVIHIQASELLRPLDPIVDEQPAEDEVALEGDVPAEDAAADDAAGVADVAAPPSAAAKASSHSAVPLVAPSAPSAPAPDARAAAAPPPLRPTGRPVEVPELLPLALGPAPPPVTATAAGPSPYASGRAHLDALLDIVAARTAVVIADAWNSGRLSPANATKRPHELEVQSLIGSVGGFAPENLTQTKQVLALREQEAATRAQASTAAGVRLPFPTLVRELKLTPLAAQVLLVAAAPALRGEIARLYGVLSNDPARPMVDRFLIEQVVAGDRGQLRDQIARELASDAPLVRNGLIQVEPAPASLFARLSVPDALLDRLRGVAPTRVDDIAQVRKADTPLAELLIAPEVKRKVILALAEPTPPHAPVRLVLRGRRGAGRHSLIAAIAARIDREIVAIDTARLPHARRELVAALRTSLFRASLHGLVPVLSGLELIDPTDVEVRDAVRQVIRTHPGPLCIRTSPESTLPIDPGFVSVDLPSLPETERAAAWIKLLGRAGLTADHDRLASRYRIGPGIIRRVIAELTVMGPSRGDATAALDEQVRQHVAARLDHVAKHVSRLAHWEDVALPDELLDSLREFIGRARHRRTVYERWGYDAKMTTSRGLTALFYGPPGTGKTMVAGVIAQELGLDMFRVDLARVVSKWVGETEKNLSEVFDAAEDGQVLILFDEADSLFAKRTDVRTSNDRYANLEVNYLLQRLDTFEGIAILTSNLDGAIDPAFKRRLSLRLQFPFPDEETRRMLWSAHVTPETPVVGDFDFTDLAKRFPLSGGYIRNCALRAAFLAAHEGQPMGQQHLLRAIQLEYREMGKLSTTSRLE from the coding sequence ATGACGACCGTGCCCGGCCGCACGCTGGCGATGTCGCGCACCGGCCGGTGGCTCCTGGTCACCGACGGCGACGTGCGCGAGCTGGTCGATCTGGTCGGCACGATGCCGACGCGGGTGGTCGAGGTCGGCGCCGACGCGGTGACCGGCTTCGTCGGGCGCGAGCTGTGGGTGGTCGATCGCGGCGCGCTGACCCGGCTGGCGCCGTCCGACCTGCGGCCGCTGATGCCGCCGGTGCGGCTGCCGGGATCGGTCACCAGCATCGTCGCCACCGGCGGCGCGGCCATGCCCGAGGCGGTCCTGATCGGCGCGCCGACCCTGCGCGTGGCGGAGCGCGGCACCGGCCTGATGCTCGAGGTCATCGACGACGTGCGCCCCGACGAGCGGATCGTGACCGGCCTGGGCGCGCGCCTGTACCTGGCCGCCGGCGACGGCCTGCGCGCGCTCGAGCGCGGCCGCGAGGTCTGGCGCCTGGCCAAGCTCGACGGCACGGTGCTCGACGCGATCAACCTGTTCGGCGGCCGCGCGCTCGCGGTGCTGCTGCGGCGCGAGGCCGACGACGCGCTCGCGGTGATCCAGGCCCACGGCGCGCGGGTCCACCAGCTCGCGGTGCCGAGCGCGGCCCGCTGGGCGATCGCCGAGGAGCTGGGCCAGGCGTTCTTGCTCGCCGCCGACGGCGCGATCACCCGCGTCGACCTGCGCTACGGCCGCGTCGTCGCCGCCGGGCGGCCGATGGTCGACTGCGTCGATCTGCTGGTCGATCAGGACGCGCGCCACATGGTCGTGGTGGCGGCCGAGTCGAACGAGGTCATCCACATCCAGGCGTCCGAGCTGCTGCGGCCGCTCGACCCGATCGTCGACGAGCAGCCGGCCGAGGACGAGGTCGCGCTGGAGGGCGACGTCCCGGCCGAGGACGCCGCGGCCGACGACGCCGCGGGCGTCGCCGACGTCGCGGCCCCGCCGTCGGCCGCCGCGAAGGCCAGCAGCCACAGCGCCGTCCCGCTGGTCGCGCCGAGCGCGCCGAGCGCGCCCGCGCCCGACGCGCGCGCCGCCGCAGCGCCGCCGCCCCTGCGCCCGACGGGCCGCCCGGTCGAGGTCCCGGAGCTGCTGCCGCTGGCCCTGGGCCCGGCGCCGCCGCCGGTGACCGCGACCGCGGCCGGCCCGTCGCCCTACGCCAGCGGGCGGGCGCACCTCGACGCGCTGCTCGACATCGTCGCCGCGCGCACCGCGGTGGTGATCGCCGACGCGTGGAACAGCGGCCGGCTGAGCCCGGCCAACGCGACCAAGCGGCCGCACGAGCTCGAGGTCCAGTCGTTGATCGGCAGCGTCGGCGGGTTCGCGCCCGAGAACCTGACGCAGACCAAGCAGGTGCTGGCGCTGCGCGAGCAGGAGGCCGCGACCCGGGCCCAGGCCTCGACCGCCGCCGGCGTGCGCCTGCCGTTCCCGACGCTGGTGCGCGAGCTCAAGCTGACGCCGCTCGCCGCCCAGGTGCTGCTGGTGGCCGCGGCGCCGGCGCTGCGCGGCGAGATCGCGCGGCTCTACGGGGTCCTGTCCAACGATCCGGCCCGGCCGATGGTCGACCGGTTCCTGATCGAGCAGGTCGTCGCAGGCGACCGCGGCCAGCTGCGCGATCAGATCGCGCGCGAGCTGGCGTCCGACGCGCCGCTGGTGCGCAACGGCCTGATCCAGGTCGAGCCGGCGCCGGCGTCGCTGTTCGCGCGCCTGAGCGTGCCCGACGCGCTGCTCGACCGCCTGCGCGGCGTCGCGCCGACCCGCGTCGACGACATCGCCCAGGTCCGCAAGGCCGACACGCCGCTGGCCGAGCTGCTGATCGCGCCCGAGGTCAAGCGCAAGGTCATCCTGGCGCTGGCCGAGCCGACGCCGCCGCACGCGCCGGTGCGCCTGGTGCTGCGCGGCCGCCGCGGCGCCGGTCGCCACAGCCTGATCGCCGCGATCGCCGCGCGCATCGACCGCGAGATCGTCGCGATCGACACGGCGCGCCTGCCGCACGCGCGCCGCGAGCTGGTGGCGGCGCTGCGGACGTCGCTGTTCCGCGCGTCGCTGCACGGGCTGGTGCCGGTGCTGTCGGGGCTCGAGCTGATCGATCCGACCGACGTCGAGGTCCGCGACGCGGTCCGCCAGGTGATCCGCACCCACCCCGGCCCGCTGTGCATCCGCACCAGCCCCGAGAGCACGCTGCCGATCGATCCCGGCTTCGTCTCGGTCGACCTGCCGTCCTTGCCCGAGACCGAGCGGGCCGCGGCCTGGATCAAGCTCCTGGGCCGGGCCGGCCTCACCGCCGATCACGATCGGCTGGCGTCGCGCTACCGGATCGGCCCCGGCATCATCCGCCGGGTCATCGCCGAGCTCACCGTCATGGGCCCCAGCCGCGGCGACGCCACCGCCGCGCTCGACGAGCAGGTCCGCCAGCACGTCGCGGCCCGGCTCGATCACGTCGCCAAGCACGTCTCGCGGCTGGCCCACTGGGAGGACGTGGCCCTGCCCGACGAGCTGCTCGACAGCCTGCGCGAGTTCATCGGCCGCGCCCGCCACCGCCGCACCGTCTACGAGCGCTGGGGCTACGACGCCAAGATGACCACGTCGCGGGGCCTGACCGCGCTGTTCTACGGCCCGCCCGGCACCGGCAAGACCATGGTCGCCGGCGTGATCGCGCAGGAGCTCGGGCTCGACATGTTCCGCGTCGACCTGGCGCGGGTCGTGTCGAAGTGGGTCGGCGAGACCGAGAAGAACCTGAGCGAGGTGTTCGACGCGGCCGAGGACGGCCAGGTGCTGATCCTGTTCGACGAGGCCGACTCGCTGTTCGCGAAGCGCACCGACGTCCGCACGTCCAACGATCGCTACGCCAACCTCGAGGTCAACTACCTGCTGCAGCGCCTCGACACGTTCGAGGGCATCGCGATCCTGACCTCGAACCTCGACGGCGCGATCGATCCGGCGTTCAAGCGGCGCCTGTCCTTGCGGCTCCAGTTCCCGTTCCCCGACGAGGAGACCCGGCGGATGCTGTGGTCGGCCCACGTCACGCCCGAGACCCCGGTCGTCGGCGACTTCGACTTCACCGACCTGGCCAAGCGCTTCCCGCTGTCGGGCGGCTACATCCGCAACTGCGCGCTGCGCGCCGCGTTCCTGGCCGCGCACGAGGGCCAGCCGATGGGCCAGCAGCACCTGCTGCGCGCGATCCAGCTCGAGTACCGCGAGATGGGCAAGCTCTCGACGACCAGCCGCCTCGAGTAG
- a CDS encoding GlsB/YeaQ/YmgE family stress response membrane protein, with amino-acid sequence MDLLTWLIVGLVAGLLASALLRDSGYGLLGDIALGIGGAMLGSWGFRELGWKAPMDGIGGVIIVATIGAMVLLLALRVVQRLNPGMRRR; translated from the coding sequence ATGGACCTCCTCACCTGGCTCATCGTCGGACTGGTCGCGGGCTTGCTCGCGTCGGCCCTCCTCCGTGACTCTGGATACGGCCTACTCGGCGACATCGCGCTCGGCATCGGCGGCGCGATGCTCGGGAGCTGGGGCTTCCGCGAGCTGGGCTGGAAGGCGCCGATGGACGGGATCGGCGGCGTGATCATCGTGGCCACGATCGGCGCGATGGTGCTGTTGCTGGCGCTGCGCGTGGTGCAGCGCCTGAACCCCGGCATGCGCCGCCGCTGA
- a CDS encoding DUF4157 domain-containing protein — protein MRGRIASAWPYNGPVANSRELLSGSARERRVDDDDDLAIAASERHAPGKGGRTEANVEQPSGWSASDAVVPHVARYAEAAPGGGDGLAAALGIVESAAAGTHLPPELAARLGRELGLELGAVVIHDDAQADLACAEINARAFTLGNHIYFARGAYDPHSDSGVELIAHEVAHVAQQLRGTAPTRPGVSEPGDTHERDADAFARQFRAQHGARYVAKAGDDPARIVDFARAQGRRVGLPFQAELEDKLGTSFDFVETYTGDAARLACEAMSASAMVVHNIIMLADPSPQRETLLHELTHVMQMGGGRAPTAFAPGSLRVSSRDDAAEVEARGGDGPSVRADPNTIHRADPVTPTAADDASNRQKRIKHFVDNAETVDHPKAFPGFKGKHYAFRGKVTKSHYKKTSPEPWKREHYHAKVTAPSSGLPAVKVETTSDDIKEMTSTANKASNQIASVSENTYAFIKSGTWQTDVEDVRPIARPKADPDEQFECYFDVVKALPNRVTNFKWASWADEMTAEDAVIDGKDADAYRGALRTALVDAYAALPGGGWEEYYNEVMKGKGASGGKLIPAKYNGFQGSIFEDLVKKAGKTLSNTKPLFRDPSLGAAGERQGDNASGNVIIDGKAAEAGADQAQAQDYEKIITKPIPGWVSAAATGASDPKKTYSAVLYTTPGKEIGNKVAAQLDRWIKAANRSKFGVTPDPDGIKTFCAQFNPQLQFKTKEKGKSSYAFTDPTTGVAGVKVKKATFKTNGDDTAITGGTIEMDVDMAGAVKGTGIKKDIPPSTGAGLNATIENKLTGFKSTLDKALGAVDVDAKLIDGGAEATIKVKAGAAKIPNFEIDAATLTARYVDGTLSVEGEVGLRHKSGKISGKIKVSWDGANWNFDGEATLSEGLVPGLSAVKLGVSYAGGKTKLLCPSAKYQRKLGAVDLTGTLLNLSYDVDKGTFSGTGQLDADLGMFGKATATATLENNDIKQASFSYDSPELKYPKDKPAITGAVGGTIKYNNGKFSGDIRGAATLNIPGLQKLAKDGVGLAVDAHIGEDGSYSGTIKSTKAIELGKHLRIPSVGCTLEKDGSVTGDFEIEIVNIKNLKSAKAKGTVDKAGVHIEKAEGTVEFGNQEGKFWGSITASYSSDKGFDVSGTANYKIKDDITATGTVKYSQETNAIGVELKVTEITLIDKKISKQLFKASKQIPVVNVYGLGVYIDIGFDLGFDFGFKITMTPSAKVEDFSLDTMAYKRIAAKLAVGGDIYAQLTGTPKLGIGVFALDPSILRGGGGLKVPIVGRLDIKPKADFEIGHTPGGGVDGSAKLGLAGEFGIKGSVKPYAEFSVLNDAWNPKWEGAALAEFEILKPKELFNFTVDLASDKKQEDPELPGQNAAKAPSAPVGDKTAKAEPKAPTERGGEASKSQPAKQGEVTESGDEGPFSLNALMGKLKSIPGFATAEKLFTYAQKIWKVVKPIWDIVSPLMDIIAKRIEEVIGLFDPGPSADGLGGWLWKLAKLLFNLSFGGITEVASAIRSLLGKAAGFAKKLINKAVQDGHIGVKRHSYYIWKPWPFDNYEFMAAAEWKINIPGVADLGRHGPDGFLLTPSGAVALVLYEALGAVGVGYTYTGKSDINKPYNDIWTGGGARG, from the coding sequence ATGCGGGGAAGGATCGCCTCGGCGTGGCCGTATAATGGGCCGGTGGCAAACTCCCGCGAACTCTTGAGCGGATCGGCGCGCGAGCGTCGGGTCGATGACGACGACGACCTCGCGATCGCCGCGTCGGAGCGCCACGCCCCCGGCAAGGGCGGTCGCACCGAGGCCAACGTCGAGCAGCCCAGCGGCTGGTCGGCGTCGGACGCGGTCGTGCCGCACGTCGCCCGGTACGCGGAGGCCGCCCCGGGCGGTGGGGACGGGCTGGCGGCCGCGCTCGGCATCGTCGAGTCCGCCGCCGCCGGCACCCACCTCCCGCCGGAGCTCGCGGCCCGGCTCGGACGCGAACTCGGGCTCGAGCTCGGCGCCGTCGTGATCCACGACGACGCCCAGGCCGACCTGGCGTGCGCCGAGATCAACGCGCGTGCGTTCACGCTCGGCAACCACATCTACTTCGCCCGCGGGGCCTACGACCCGCACAGCGACTCCGGCGTCGAGTTGATCGCGCATGAGGTCGCGCACGTCGCCCAGCAGCTCCGGGGCACGGCGCCGACGCGCCCGGGCGTCTCCGAGCCCGGCGACACGCACGAGCGTGACGCCGACGCGTTCGCCCGGCAGTTCCGCGCGCAGCACGGCGCGCGCTACGTCGCCAAGGCCGGCGACGATCCGGCCCGCATCGTCGACTTCGCGCGCGCCCAGGGCCGCCGCGTCGGCCTGCCGTTCCAGGCGGAGCTCGAGGACAAGCTCGGCACGTCGTTCGACTTCGTCGAGACGTACACCGGCGACGCGGCCCGCCTCGCGTGCGAGGCGATGTCGGCCTCCGCGATGGTCGTGCACAACATCATCATGCTGGCGGACCCGTCGCCGCAGCGCGAGACGCTGCTGCACGAGCTCACCCACGTCATGCAGATGGGCGGCGGCCGCGCCCCCACCGCCTTCGCGCCGGGCAGCCTCCGGGTCAGCTCGCGCGACGACGCCGCCGAGGTCGAAGCCCGCGGCGGCGATGGCCCGAGCGTCCGCGCCGATCCCAACACGATCCACCGCGCCGATCCGGTGACGCCGACCGCGGCCGACGACGCGAGCAACCGCCAGAAGCGCATCAAGCACTTCGTCGACAACGCCGAGACGGTGGACCACCCCAAGGCGTTCCCCGGCTTCAAGGGCAAGCACTACGCCTTCCGCGGCAAGGTCACGAAGTCCCACTACAAGAAGACCAGCCCAGAGCCGTGGAAGCGCGAGCACTACCACGCGAAGGTGACCGCGCCATCGAGCGGACTCCCGGCGGTGAAGGTCGAGACGACCAGCGACGACATCAAGGAGATGACGTCGACGGCGAACAAGGCGTCCAACCAGATCGCCAGCGTCTCGGAGAACACGTACGCGTTCATCAAGAGCGGGACGTGGCAGACCGACGTCGAGGACGTCCGGCCGATCGCTCGGCCGAAGGCCGACCCCGACGAGCAGTTCGAGTGCTACTTCGACGTCGTCAAGGCGCTGCCGAACCGCGTCACCAACTTCAAGTGGGCGTCGTGGGCCGACGAGATGACCGCGGAGGACGCCGTCATCGACGGCAAGGACGCCGACGCGTACCGCGGCGCGCTGCGAACGGCCCTGGTCGACGCCTACGCCGCGCTGCCCGGCGGGGGCTGGGAGGAATATTACAACGAGGTGATGAAGGGGAAGGGCGCGTCGGGCGGGAAGCTCATCCCGGCCAAGTACAACGGGTTCCAGGGCTCGATCTTCGAGGACCTGGTCAAGAAGGCCGGCAAGACCCTCTCGAACACCAAGCCCCTGTTCCGCGATCCGAGCCTGGGCGCCGCGGGCGAGCGCCAGGGCGACAACGCGAGCGGCAACGTCATCATCGACGGCAAGGCCGCCGAGGCCGGCGCCGACCAGGCCCAGGCCCAGGACTACGAGAAGATCATCACCAAGCCCATCCCCGGGTGGGTCAGCGCGGCGGCGACCGGCGCCAGCGATCCCAAGAAGACCTACAGCGCCGTGCTGTACACGACCCCAGGCAAGGAGATCGGCAACAAGGTCGCCGCCCAGCTCGATCGCTGGATCAAGGCGGCCAACCGCTCGAAGTTCGGGGTGACGCCGGATCCCGACGGCATCAAGACGTTCTGCGCCCAGTTCAACCCCCAGCTCCAGTTCAAGACCAAGGAGAAGGGCAAGTCGTCCTACGCGTTCACGGATCCGACGACCGGCGTCGCCGGCGTGAAGGTCAAGAAGGCGACGTTCAAGACCAACGGCGACGACACCGCGATCACCGGCGGCACCATCGAGATGGACGTCGACATGGCCGGCGCGGTGAAGGGCACGGGCATCAAGAAGGACATCCCGCCCAGCACCGGCGCCGGGCTCAACGCGACCATCGAGAACAAGCTCACCGGCTTCAAGAGCACCCTCGACAAGGCGCTCGGCGCGGTCGACGTCGACGCCAAGCTCATCGACGGCGGCGCCGAGGCCACGATCAAGGTCAAGGCCGGCGCCGCCAAGATCCCGAACTTCGAGATCGACGCGGCCACCCTGACCGCCCGCTACGTCGACGGCACGCTCTCGGTCGAGGGCGAGGTCGGGCTGCGCCACAAGAGCGGCAAGATCAGCGGCAAGATCAAGGTCAGCTGGGACGGCGCCAACTGGAACTTCGATGGCGAGGCCACGCTCAGCGAGGGGTTGGTCCCCGGCCTCAGCGCGGTCAAGCTGGGCGTCAGCTACGCCGGCGGCAAGACCAAGCTCCTCTGCCCGAGCGCCAAGTACCAGCGGAAGCTCGGCGCCGTCGACCTGACCGGCACGCTCCTCAACCTCTCGTACGACGTCGACAAGGGGACGTTCTCGGGCACCGGCCAGCTCGACGCCGACCTGGGCATGTTCGGCAAGGCGACGGCGACGGCGACGCTCGAGAACAACGACATCAAGCAGGCGTCGTTCAGCTACGACTCGCCCGAGCTCAAGTACCCGAAGGACAAGCCGGCGATCACCGGCGCCGTCGGCGGCACGATCAAGTACAACAACGGCAAGTTCTCGGGTGACATCCGCGGCGCCGCCACCCTGAACATCCCGGGGCTCCAGAAGCTGGCCAAGGACGGCGTCGGGCTCGCGGTCGACGCGCACATCGGCGAGGACGGCAGCTACTCGGGCACGATCAAGTCGACCAAGGCGATCGAGCTGGGCAAGCACCTGCGGATCCCGAGCGTCGGCTGCACGCTCGAGAAGGACGGCTCGGTCACCGGCGACTTCGAGATCGAGATCGTCAACATCAAGAACCTGAAGTCGGCCAAGGCCAAGGGCACCGTCGACAAGGCCGGCGTCCACATCGAGAAGGCCGAAGGCACGGTCGAGTTCGGCAACCAGGAAGGCAAGTTCTGGGGCTCGATCACGGCGTCGTACAGCAGCGACAAGGGCTTCGACGTCTCGGGCACCGCGAACTACAAGATCAAGGACGACATCACCGCGACCGGGACGGTCAAGTACTCGCAGGAGACCAACGCGATCGGCGTCGAGCTCAAGGTCACCGAGATCACGCTGATCGACAAGAAGATCTCGAAGCAGCTGTTCAAGGCGTCGAAGCAGATCCCGGTGGTCAACGTCTACGGCCTCGGCGTCTACATCGACATCGGCTTCGACCTCGGCTTCGACTTCGGCTTCAAGATCACGATGACGCCGTCGGCCAAGGTCGAGGACTTCTCGCTCGACACGATGGCGTACAAGCGGATCGCCGCCAAGCTCGCGGTCGGCGGCGACATCTACGCGCAGCTGACCGGCACGCCCAAGCTCGGCATCGGCGTGTTCGCGCTCGACCCGTCGATCCTGCGCGGCGGCGGCGGCCTCAAGGTGCCGATCGTCGGCCGCCTCGACATCAAGCCCAAGGCCGACTTCGAGATCGGCCACACCCCCGGCGGCGGCGTCGACGGCTCGGCCAAGCTCGGCCTGGCCGGCGAGTTCGGCATCAAGGGCTCGGTCAAGCCGTACGCCGAGTTCTCGGTGCTGAACGACGCCTGGAACCCCAAGTGGGAGGGCGCGGCGCTCGCCGAGTTCGAGATCCTCAAGCCCAAGGAGCTCTTCAACTTCACCGTCGACCTGGCCAGCGACAAGAAGCAGGAGGATCCGGAGCTGCCCGGCCAGAACGCGGCCAAGGCGCCGAGCGCGCCCGTCGGCGACAAGACCGCCAAGGCCGAGCCCAAGGCGCCGACCGAGCGCGGCGGCGAGGCCAGCAAGAGCCAGCCGGCCAAGCAGGGCGAGGTCACCGAGAGCGGCGACGAGGGCCCGTTCAGCCTCAACGCGCTGATGGGCAAGTTGAAGAGCATCCCCGGCTTCGCGACCGCCGAGAAGCTGTTCACGTACGCGCAGAAGATCTGGAAGGTCGTGAAGCCGATCTGGGACATCGTCTCACCGCTGATGGACATCATCGCCAAGCGGATCGAGGAGGTCATCGGGCTGTTCGATCCCGGCCCGTCGGCCGACGGCCTCGGCGGCTGGCTGTGGAAGCTGGCCAAGCTGCTCTTCAACCTGTCGTTCGGCGGGATCACCGAGGTCGCGAGCGCGATCAGGTCGCTGCTCGGCAAGGCCGCGGGCTTCGCCAAGAAGCTCATCAACAAGGCCGTCCAGGACGGCCACATCGGCGTCAAGCGCCACAGCTACTACATCTGGAAGCCGTGGCCGTTCGACAACTACGAGTTCATGGCCGCCGCCGAGTGGAAGATCAACATCCCCGGGGTCGCCGACCTCGGCCGCCACGGCCCCGACGGCTTCTTGCTCACGCCCAGCGGCGCGGTCGCGCTGGTCCTGTACGAGGCGCTCGGCGCCGTCGGCGTCGGCTACACGTACACGGGCAAGAGCGACATCAACAAGCCGTACAACGACATCTGGACGGGCGGCGGCGCCCGCGGATAG
- a CDS encoding NUDIX domain-containing protein, with translation MTKAVIRVVAAVIDHEGRYLITQRNATAVLPLLWEFPGGKVEADETDEAALLREVRHRIGVEVVVGGKVGEHVHDYSRYEVHMVMFACKLLDGAVPYPATVADLRWVTSREFLDYEFPPADETTLSRLLGLMRN, from the coding sequence ATGACCAAGGCGGTGATCCGCGTCGTGGCCGCCGTGATCGACCACGAGGGGCGCTACCTCATCACCCAGCGCAACGCCACGGCGGTGCTGCCGCTCCTGTGGGAGTTCCCCGGGGGCAAGGTCGAGGCCGACGAGACCGACGAGGCCGCGCTCTTGCGCGAGGTCCGCCACCGCATCGGGGTCGAGGTCGTCGTCGGGGGCAAGGTGGGCGAGCACGTCCACGACTACTCGCGCTACGAGGTCCACATGGTCATGTTCGCGTGCAAGCTGCTCGACGGCGCGGTGCCGTACCCGGCCACGGTCGCCGACCTGCGCTGGGTCACGTCGCGCGAGTTCCTCGACTACGAGTTCCCGCCGGCCGACGAGACCACGCTCAGCCGGCTGCTGGGCCTGATGCGGAATTGA
- a CDS encoding esterase, translating into MPLHRHRVASQVLVGNPLGDPSDRELIVYVPPGYDDDPGARYPALLALVGFGGAGGYLFNPDPLGEPLDLRLDRLIAAGACPPVIVAAPDCFTRVGGSQYLNSVGTGRYQDYLVDELVPFVDGHYRTLGPGRWGAFGKSSGGYGALLLGMHHPELFGAVADHSGDAGFELTYLRDFPAALDAYRAAGGPAAWLEQFWRDPNRNRAVHEMPLELLALASCYSPNPAAPAAHAHVDWPFDLVTGAFVPEVWARWRAWDPVNLVASHADALRRLKVVYVDAGTADEYALHWCARSLVHQLRAHGVAVRHDEFDDGHFNIGYRAEVSVPFLAEALLAP; encoded by the coding sequence ATGCCGCTCCACCGCCACCGCGTCGCGAGCCAGGTCCTGGTCGGCAACCCGCTCGGCGACCCGAGCGACCGCGAGCTGATCGTCTACGTCCCGCCCGGCTACGACGACGACCCGGGCGCGCGCTACCCGGCGCTGCTGGCGCTGGTCGGGTTCGGGGGCGCCGGCGGGTACCTGTTCAACCCGGATCCACTGGGCGAGCCGCTCGACCTGCGCCTCGATCGGCTGATCGCCGCGGGCGCGTGCCCGCCGGTGATCGTGGCGGCGCCGGATTGCTTCACGCGCGTCGGCGGCTCGCAGTACCTCAACAGCGTCGGCACCGGCCGCTACCAGGACTACCTGGTCGACGAGCTCGTGCCGTTCGTCGACGGCCACTACCGCACGCTCGGGCCGGGCCGGTGGGGCGCGTTCGGGAAGTCGTCGGGGGGCTACGGGGCGCTGCTCCTCGGCATGCACCACCCCGAGCTGTTCGGCGCGGTGGCCGATCACTCGGGCGACGCCGGCTTCGAGCTGACCTACCTGCGCGACTTCCCGGCGGCGCTCGACGCCTACCGCGCCGCCGGCGGGCCGGCCGCCTGGCTCGAGCAGTTCTGGCGCGACCCCAACCGCAACCGCGCCGTCCACGAGATGCCGCTCGAGCTCCTGGCCCTGGCGTCGTGCTACTCGCCCAACCCCGCGGCGCCGGCCGCCCACGCCCACGTCGACTGGCCGTTCGATCTCGTCACCGGCGCGTTCGTACCGGAGGTCTGGGCCCGGTGGCGCGCGTGGGACCCGGTGAACCTGGTGGCGTCGCACGCCGACGCGCTCCGGCGGCTCAAGGTCGTGTACGTCGACGCCGGCACCGCCGACGAGTACGCGCTGCACTGGTGCGCGCGCAGCCTGGTCCACCAGCTCCGCGCCCACGGCGTGGCGGTCCGTCACGACGAGTTCGACGACGGCCACTTCAACATCGGCTACCGCGCCGAGGTCAGCGTCCCGTTCCTGGCCGAGGCCCTCCTCGCGCCGTAG
- a CDS encoding response regulator produces the protein MTSAAAPDDVTPRARILVVDDEPQILGLIERILRGPRYEVVAAGSVDDALARLADTPVDVILSDFAMPNRNGWQLYQAVLADHPHLAPRFAFVTAVMPELPAHARAPVLTKPFNREGLLALVAELVAR, from the coding sequence GTGACCTCCGCGGCGGCTCCCGATGACGTGACCCCGCGGGCCCGGATCCTCGTGGTCGACGACGAGCCGCAGATCCTGGGGCTGATCGAGCGCATCCTCCGGGGACCGCGCTACGAGGTCGTGGCGGCCGGCTCGGTCGACGACGCGCTCGCCCGGCTGGCGGACACGCCGGTCGACGTCATCCTGTCGGACTTCGCGATGCCGAACCGAAACGGCTGGCAGCTCTACCAGGCGGTCCTGGCGGACCACCCCCACCTCGCCCCGAGGTTCGCGTTCGTGACCGCCGTGATGCCCGAGCTGCCCGCGCACGCTCGCGCCCCGGTCCTGACCAAGCCGTTCAACCGCGAAGGCTTGCTCGCGCTCGTCGCGGAGCTCGTCGCGCGCTAG